Proteins from a genomic interval of Anopheles funestus chromosome X unlocalized genomic scaffold, idAnoFuneDA-416_04 X_unloc_20, whole genome shotgun sequence:
- the LOC125773067 gene encoding uncharacterized protein LOC125773067 isoform X9, with the protein MLITRSVSNGSSIVAHIWIDLVISYQKLFYADVLSCLWKKLFEVQRLNIFSTFPKKFLILPLWMLITRSVSNGSSIVAHIWIDLVISYQKLFYADVLSCLWKKLFEVQRLNIFSTFPKKFIILPLWMLITRSVSNGSSIVAHIWIDLVISYQKLFYADVLSCLWKKLFEVQRLNIFSTFPKKFLILPLWMLITRSVSNGSSIVAHIWIDLVISYQKLFYADVLSCLWKKLFEVQRLNIFSTFPKKFLILPLWMLITRSVSNGSSNVAYIWIDLVISYQKLFYADVLSCLWKKLFEVQRLNIFSTFPKKFLILPLWMLITRSVSNGSSIVAHIWIDLVISYQKLFYADVLSCLWKKLFEVQRLNIFSTFPKKFLILPLWMLITRSVFNGSSIIAHIWIDLVISYQKLFYADVLSCLWKKLFEVQRLNIFSTFPKKFLILPLWMLITRTVSNGSSIVAHIWIDLVISYQKLFYADVLSCLWKKLFEVQRLNIFSTFPKKFLILPLWMLITRSVSNGSSIVAHIWIDLVISYQKLFYADVLSCLWKKLFEVQRLKIFSTFPKKFLILPLWMLITRSVSNGSSIVAHIWIDLVISYQKLFYADVLSCLWKKLFEVQRLNIFSTFPKKFLILPLWMLITRSVSNGSSIVAHIWIDLVISYQKLFYADVLSCLWKKLFEVQRLNIFSTFPKKFLILPLWMLITRSVSNGSSIVAHIWIDLVISYQKLFYAVVLSCLWKKLFEVQRLNIFSTFPKKFLILPLWMLITRSVSNGSSIVAHIWIDLVISYQKLFYADVLSCLWKKLFEVQRPKIFSIFPKKFLILPLWMLITRSVSNGSSIVAHIWIDLVISYQKLFYADVLSCLWKKLFEVQRLNIFSTFPKKIPHFATLDAYNSVSFQWIFNCSTYLDRSGH; encoded by the exons atgcttataactcggtcagtttccaatggatcttcaattgtagcacatatttggatagatctggtcattagctaccaaaagttattctacgccgatgtgctaagttgtctgtggaaaaagttattcgaggtacaaagacttaacattttctcaacttttccaaaaaaattcctcattttgccactttggatgcttataactcggtcagtttccaatggatcttcaattgtagcacatatttggatagatctggttattagctaccaaaagttattctacgccgatgtgctaagttgtctgtggaaaaagttattcgaggtacaaagacttaacattttctcaacttttccaaaaaaattcatcattttgccactttggatgcttataactcggtcagtttccaatggatcttcaattgtagcacatatttggatagatctggtcattagctaccaaaagttattctacgccgatgtgctaagttgtctgtggaaaaagttattcgaggtacaaagacttaacattttctcaacttttccaaaaaaattcctcattttgccactttggatgcttataactcggtcagtttccaatggatcttcaattgtagcacatatttggatagatctggtcattagctaccaaaagttattctacgccgatgtgctaagttgtctgtggaaaaagttattcgaggtacaaagacttaacattttctcaacttttccaaaaaaattcctcattttgccactttggatgcttataactcggtcagtttccaatggatcttcaaatGTAGCatatatttggatagatctggtcattagctaccaaaagttattctacgccgatgtgctaagttgtctgtggaaaaagttattcgaggtacaaagacttaacattttctcaacttttcctaaaaaattcctcattttgccactttggatgcttataactcggtcagtttccaatggatcttcaattgtagcacatatttggatagatctggtcattagctaccaaaagttattctacgccgatgtgctaagttgtctgtggaaaaagttattcgaggtacaaagacttaacattttctcaacttttccaaaaaaattcctcattttgccactttggatgcttataactcggtcagttttcaatggatcttcaattatagcacatatttggatagatctggtcattagctaccaaaagttattctacgccgatgtgctaagttgtctgtggaaaaagttattcgaggtacaaagacttaacattttctcaacttttccaaaaaaattcctcattttgccactttggatgcttataactcggacagtttccaatggatcttcaattgtagcacatatttggatagatctggtcattagctaccaaaagttattctacgccgatgtgctaagttgtctgtggaaaaagttattcgaggtacaaagacttaacattttctcaacttttccaaaaaaattcctcattttgccactttggatgcttataactcggtcagtttccaatggatcttcaattgtagcacatatttggatagatctggtcattagctaccaaaagttattctacgccgatgtgctaagttgtctgtggaaaaagttattcgag gtacaaagacttaaaattttctcaacttttccaaaaaaattcctcattttgccactttggatgcttataactcggtcagtttccaatggatcttcaattgtagcacatatttggatagatctggtcattagctaccaaaagttattctacgccgatgtgctaagttgtctgtggaaaaagttattcgag gtacaaagacttaacattttctcaacttttccaaaaaaattcctcattttgccactttggatgcttataactcggtcagtttccaatggatcttcaattgtagcacatatttggatagatctggtcattagctaccaaaagttattctacgccgatgtgctaagttgtctgtggaaaaagttattcgaggtacaaagacttaacattttctcaacttttccaaaaaaattcctcattttgccactttggatgcttataactcggtcagtttccaatggatcttcaattgtagcacatatttggatagatctggtcattagctaccaaaagttattctacgccgttgtgctaagttgtctgtggaaaaagttattcgaggtacaaagacttaacattttctcaacttttccaaaaaaattcctcattttgccactttggatgcttataactcggtcagtttccaatggatcttcaattgtagcacatatttggatagatctggtcattagctaccaaaagttattctacgccgatgtgctaagttgtctgtggaaaaagttattcgag gtacaaagacctaaaattttctcaatttttcctaaaaaattcctcattttgccactttggatgcttataactcggtcagtttccaatggatcttcaattgtagcacatatttggatagatctggtcattagctaccaaaagttattctacgccgatgtgctaagttgtctgtggaaaaagttattcgaggtacaaagacttaacattttctcaacttttccaaaaaaaattcctcattttgccactttggatgcttataactcggtcagtttccaatggatcttcaattgtagcacatatttggatagatctggtcattag
- the LOC125773067 gene encoding uncharacterized protein LOC125773067 isoform X28: MLITRSVSNGSSIVAHIWIDLVISYQKLFYADVLSCLWKKLFEVQRLNIFSTFPKKFLILPLWMLITRSVSNGSSIVAHIWIDLVISYQKLFYADVLSCLWKKLFEVQRLNIFSTFPKKFLILPLWILITRSVSNGSSIVAHIWIDLVISYQKLFYADVLSCLWKKLFEVQRLNIFSTFPKKFLILPLWMLITRSVSKGSSIVTQIWKDLLISYQKLFYADVLSCLWKKLFEVQRLKIFSTFPKKFLILPLWMLITRSVSNGSSIVAHIWIDLVISYQKLFYADVLSCLWKKLFEVQRLNIFSTFPKKFLILPLWMLITRSVSNGSSIVAHIWIDLVISYQKLFYADVLSCLWKKLFEVQRLNIFSTFPKKFLILPLWMLITRSVSNGSSIVAHIWIDLVISYQKLFYAVVLSCLWKKLFEVQRLNIFSTFPKKFLILPLWMLITRSVSNGSSIVAHIWIDLVISYQKLFYADVLSCLWKKLFEVQRPKIFSIFPKKFLILPLWMLITRSVSNGSSIVAHIWIDLVISYQKLFYADVLSCLWKKLFEVQRLNIFSTFPKKIPHFATLDAYNSVSFQWIFNCSTYLDRSGH, translated from the exons atgcttataactcggtcagtttccaatggatcttcaattgtagcacatatttggatagatctggtcattagctaccaaaagttattctacgccgatgtgctaagttgtctgtggaaaaagttattcgag gtacaaagacttaacattttctcaacttttccaaaaaaattcctcattttgccactttggatgcttataactcggtcagtttccaatggatcttcaattgtagcacatatttggatagatctggtcattagctaccaaaagttattctacgccgatgtgctaagttgtctgtggaagaagttattcgag gtgcaaagacttaacattttctcaacttttccaaaaaaattcctcattttgccactttggatccttataactcggtcagtttccaatggatcttcaattgtagcacatatttggatagatctggtcattagctaccaaaagttattctacgccgatgtgctaagttgtctgtggaaaaagttattcgaggtacaaagacttaacattttctcaacttttcctaaaaaattcctcattttgccactttggatgcttataactcggtcagtttccaaaggatcttcaattgtaacacagatttggaaagatctgctcatcagctaccaaaagttattctacgccgatgtgctaagttgtctgtggaaaaagttattcgaggtacaaagacttaaaattttctcaacttttccaaaaaaattcctcattttgccactttggatgcttataactcggtcagtttccaatggatcttcaattgtagcacatatttggatagatctggtcattagctaccaaaagttattctacgccgatgtgctaagttgtctgtggaaaaagttattcgag gtacaaagacttaacattttctcaacttttccaaaaaaattcctcattttgccactttggatgcttataactcggtcagtttccaatggatcttcaattgtagcacatatttggatagatctggtcattagctaccaaaagttattctacgccgatgtgctaagttgtctgtggaaaaagttattcgaggtacaaagacttaacattttctcaacttttccaaaaaaattcctcattttgccactttggatgcttataactcggtcagtttccaatggatcttcaattgtagcacatatttggatagatctggtcattagctaccaaaagttattctacgccgttgtgctaagttgtctgtggaaaaagttattcgaggtacaaagacttaacattttctcaacttttccaaaaaaattcctcattttgccactttggatgcttataactcggtcagtttccaatggatcttcaattgtagcacatatttggatagatctggtcattagctaccaaaagttattctacgccgatgtgctaagttgtctgtggaaaaagttattcgag gtacaaagacctaaaattttctcaatttttcctaaaaaattcctcattttgccactttggatgcttataactcggtcagtttccaatggatcttcaattgtagcacatatttggatagatctggtcattagctaccaaaagttattctacgccgatgtgctaagttgtctgtggaaaaagttattcgaggtacaaagacttaacattttctcaacttttccaaaaaaaattcctcattttgccactttggatgcttataactcggtcagtttccaatggatcttcaattgtagcacatatttggatagatctggtcattag
- the LOC125773067 gene encoding uncharacterized protein LOC125773067 isoform X14 has protein sequence MLITRSVSNGSSIVAHIWIDLVISYQKLFYADVLSCLWKKLFEVQRLNIFSTFPKKFLILPLWMLITRSVSNGSSIVAHIWIDLVISYQKLFYADVLSCLWKKLFEVQRLNIFSTFPKKFIILPLWMLITRSVSNGSSIVAHIWIDLVISYQKLFYADVLSCLWKKLFEVQRLNIFSTFPKKFLILPLWMLITRSVSNGSSIVAHIWIDLVISYQKLFYADVLSCLWKKLFEVQRLNIFSTFPKKFLILPLWMLITRSVSNGSSNVAYIWIDLVISYQKLFYADVLSCLWKKLFEVQRLNIFSTFPKKFLILPLWMLITRSVSNGSSIVAHIWIDLVISYQKLFYADVLSCLWKKLFEVQRLNIFSTFPKKFLILPLWMLITRSVFNGSSIIAHIWIDLVISYQKLFYADVLSCLWKKLFEVQRLNIFSTFPKKFLILPLWMLITRSVSNGSSIVAHIWIDLVISYQKLFYADVLSCLWKKLFEVQRLNIFSIFPKKFLILPLWMLITRSVSNGSSIVTQIWKDLLISYQKLFYADVLSCLWKKLFEVQRLNIFSTFPKKFLILPLWMLITRSVSNGSSIVAHIWIDLVISYQKLFYADVLSCLWKKLFEVQRLNIFSTFPKKFLILPLWMLITRSVSNGSSIVAHIWIDLVISYQKLFYAVVLSCLWKKLFEVQRLNIFSTFPKKFLILPLWMLITRSVSNGSSIVAHIWIDLVISYQKLFYADVLSCLWKKLFEVQRPKIFSIFPKKFLILPLWMLITRSVSNGSSIVAHIWIDLVISYQKLFYADVLSCLWKKLFEVQRLNIFSTFPKKIPHFATLDAYNSVSFQWIFNCSTYLDRSGH, from the exons atgcttataactcggtcagtttccaatggatcttcaattgtagcacatatttggatagatctggtcattagctaccaaaagttattctacgccgatgtgctaagttgtctgtggaaaaagttattcgaggtacaaagacttaacattttctcaacttttccaaaaaaattcctcattttgccactttggatgcttataactcggtcagtttccaatggatcttcaattgtagcacatatttggatagatctggttattagctaccaaaagttattctacgccgatgtgctaagttgtctgtggaaaaagttattcgaggtacaaagacttaacattttctcaacttttccaaaaaaattcatcattttgccactttggatgcttataactcggtcagtttccaatggatcttcaattgtagcacatatttggatagatctggtcattagctaccaaaagttattctacgccgatgtgctaagttgtctgtggaaaaagttattcgaggtacaaagacttaacattttctcaacttttccaaaaaaattcctcattttgccactttggatgcttataactcggtcagtttccaatggatcttcaattgtagcacatatttggatagatctggtcattagctaccaaaagttattctacgccgatgtgctaagttgtctgtggaaaaagttattcgaggtacaaagacttaacattttctcaacttttccaaaaaaattcctcattttgccactttggatgcttataactcggtcagtttccaatggatcttcaaatGTAGCatatatttggatagatctggtcattagctaccaaaagttattctacgccgatgtgctaagttgtctgtggaaaaagttattcgaggtacaaagacttaacattttctcaacttttcctaaaaaattcctcattttgccactttggatgcttataactcggtcagtttccaatggatcttcaattgtagcacatatttggatagatctggtcattagctaccaaaagttattctacgccgatgtgctaagttgtctgtggaaaaagttattcgaggtacaaagacttaacattttctcaacttttccaaaaaaattcctcattttgccactttggatgcttataactcggtcagttttcaatggatcttcaattatagcacatatttggatagatctggtcattagctaccaaaagttattctacgccgatgtgctaagttgtctgtggaaaaagttattcgag gtacaaagacttaacattttctcaacttttccaaaaaaattcctcattttgccactttggatgcttataactcggtcagtttccaatggatcttcaattgtagcacatatttggatagatctggtcattagctaccaaaagttattctacgccgatgtgctaagttgtctgtggaaaaagttattcgaggtacaaagacttaacattttctcaatttttcctaaaaaattcctcattttgccactttggatgcttataactcggtcagtttccaatggatcttcaattgtaacacagatttggaaagatctgctcatcagctaccaaaagttattctacgccgatgtgctaagttgtctgtggaaaaagttattcgag gtacaaagacttaacattttctcaacttttccaaaaaaattcctcattttgccactttggatgcttataactcggtcagtttccaatggatcttcaattgtagcacatatttggatagatctggtcattagctaccaaaagttattctacgccgatgtgctaagttgtctgtggaagaagttattcgag gtacaaagacttaacattttctcaacttttccaaaaaaattcctcattttgccactttggatgcttataactcggtcagtttccaatggatcttcaattgtagcacatatttggatagatctggtcattagctaccaaaagttattctacgccgttgtgctaagttgtctgtggaaaaagttattcgaggtacaaagacttaacattttctcaacttttccaaaaaaattcctcattttgccactttggatgcttataactcggtcagtttccaatggatcttcaattgtagcacatatttggatagatctggtcattagctaccaaaagttattctacgccgatgtgctaagttgtctgtggaaaaagttattcgag gtacaaagacctaaaattttctcaatttttcctaaaaaattcctcattttgccactttggatgcttataactcggtcagtttccaatggatcttcaattgtagcacatatttggatagatctggtcattagctaccaaaagttattctacgccgatgtgctaagttgtctgtggaaaaagttattcgaggtacaaagacttaacattttctcaacttttccaaaaaaaattcctcattttgccactttggatgcttataactcggtcagtttccaatggatcttcaattgtagcacatatttggatagatctggtcattag
- the LOC125773067 gene encoding uncharacterized protein LOC125773067 isoform X33: MLITRSVSNGSSIVAHIWIDLVISYQKLFYADVLSCLWKKLFEVQRLNIFSTFPKKFLILPLWMLITRSVSNGSSIVAHIWIDLVISYQKLFYADVLSCLWKKLFEVQRLNIFSTFPKKFIILPLWMLITRSVSNGSSIVAHIWIDLVISYQKLFYADVLSCLWKKLFEVQRLKIFSTFPKKFLILPLWMLITRSVSNGSSIVAHIWIDLVISYQKLFYADVLSCLWKKLFEVQRLNIFSTFPKKFLILPLWMLITRSVSNGSSIVAHIWIDLVISYQKLFYADVLSCLWKKLFEVQRLNIFSTFPKKFLILPLWMLITRSVSNGSSIVAHIWIDLVISYQKLFYAVVLSCLWKKLFEVQRLNIFSTFPKKFLILPLWMLITRSVSNGSSIVAHIWIDLVISYQKLFYADVLSCLWKKLFEVQRPKIFSIFPKKFLILPLWMLITRSVSNGSSIVAHIWIDLVISYQKLFYADVLSCLWKKLFEVQRLNIFSTFPKKIPHFATLDAYNSVSFQWIFNCSTYLDRSGH, encoded by the exons atgcttataactcggtcagtttccaatggatcttcaattgtagcacatatttggatagatctggtcattagctaccaaaagttattctacgccgatgtgctaagttgtctgtggaaaaagttattcgaggtacaaagacttaacattttctcaacttttccaaaaaaattcctcattttgccactttggatgcttataactcggtcagtttccaatggatcttcaattgtagcacatatttggatagatctggttattagctaccaaaagttattctacgccgatgtgctaagttgtctgtggaaaaagttattcgaggtacaaagacttaacattttctcaacttttccaaaaaaattcatcattttgccactttggatgcttataactcggtcagtttccaatggatcttcaattgtagcacatatttggatagatctggtcattagctaccaaaagttattctacgccgatgtgctaagttgtctgtggaaaaagttattcgag gtacaaagacttaaaattttctcaacttttccaaaaaaattcctcattttgccactttggatgcttataactcggtcagtttccaatggatcttcaattgtagcacatatttggatagatctggtcattagctaccaaaagttattctacgccgatgtgctaagttgtctgtggaaaaagttattcgag gtacaaagacttaacattttctcaacttttccaaaaaaattcctcattttgccactttggatgcttataactcggtcagtttccaatggatcttcaattgtagcacatatttggatagatctggtcattagctaccaaaagttattctacgccgatgtgctaagttgtctgtggaaaaagttattcgaggtacaaagacttaacattttctcaacttttccaaaaaaattcctcattttgccactttggatgcttataactcggtcagtttccaatggatcttcaattgtagcacatatttggatagatctggtcattagctaccaaaagttattctacgccgttgtgctaagttgtctgtggaaaaagttattcgaggtacaaagacttaacattttctcaacttttccaaaaaaattcctcattttgccactttggatgcttataactcggtcagtttccaatggatcttcaattgtagcacatatttggatagatctggtcattagctaccaaaagttattctacgccgatgtgctaagttgtctgtggaaaaagttattcgag gtacaaagacctaaaattttctcaatttttcctaaaaaattcctcattttgccactttggatgcttataactcggtcagtttccaatggatcttcaattgtagcacatatttggatagatctggtcattagctaccaaaagttattctacgccgatgtgctaagttgtctgtggaaaaagttattcgaggtacaaagacttaacattttctcaacttttccaaaaaaaattcctcattttgccactttggatgcttataactcggtcagtttccaatggatcttcaattgtagcacatatttggatagatctggtcattag
- the LOC125773067 gene encoding uncharacterized protein LOC125773067 isoform X30, with protein MLITRSVSNGSSIVAHIWIDLVISYQKLFYADVLSCLWKKLFEVQRLNIFSTFPKKFLILPLWMLITRSVSNGSSIVAHIWIDLVISYQKLFYADVLSCLWKKLFEVQRLNIFSTFPKKFIILPLWMLITRSVSNGSSIVAHIWIDLVISYQKLFYADVLSCLWKKLFEVQRLNIFSTFPKKFLILPLWMLITRSVSNGSSIVAHIWIDLVISYQKLFYADVLSCLWKKLFEVQRLKIFSTFPKKFLILPLWMLITRSVSNGSSIVAHIWIDLVISYQKLFYADVLSCLWKKLFEVQRLNIFSTFPKKFLILPLWMLITRSVSNGSSIVAHIWIDLVISYQKLFYADVLSCLWKKLFEVQRLNIFSTFPKKFLILPLWMLITRSVSNGSSIVAHIWIDLVISYQKLFYAVVLSCLWKKLFEVQRLNIFSTFPKKFLILPLWMLITRSVSNGSSIVAHIWIDLVISYQKLFYADVLSCLWKKLFEVQRPKIFSIFPKKFLILPLWMLITRSVSNGSSIVAHIWIDLVISYQKLFYADVLSCLWKKLFEVQRLNIFSTFPKKIPHFATLDAYNSVSFQWIFNCSTYLDRSGH; from the exons atgcttataactcggtcagtttccaatggatcttcaattgtagcacatatttggatagatctggtcattagctaccaaaagttattctacgccgatgtgctaagttgtctgtggaaaaagttattcgaggtacaaagacttaacattttctcaacttttccaaaaaaattcctcattttgccactttggatgcttataactcggtcagtttccaatggatcttcaattgtagcacatatttggatagatctggttattagctaccaaaagttattctacgccgatgtgctaagttgtctgtggaaaaagttattcgaggtacaaagacttaacattttctcaacttttccaaaaaaattcatcattttgccactttggatgcttataactcggtcagtttccaatggatcttcaattgtagcacatatttggatagatctggtcattagctaccaaaagttattctacgccgatgtgctaagttgtctgtggaaaaagttattcgaggtacaaagacttaacattttctcaacttttccaaaaaaattcctcattttgccactttggatgcttataactcggtcagtttccaatggatcttcaattgtagcacatatttggatagatctggtcattagctaccaaaagttattctacgccgatgtgctaagttgtctgtggaaaaagttattcgag gtacaaagacttaaaattttctcaacttttccaaaaaaattcctcattttgccactttggatgcttataactcggtcagtttccaatggatcttcaattgtagcacatatttggatagatctggtcattagctaccaaaagttattctacgccgatgtgctaagttgtctgtggaaaaagttattcgag gtacaaagacttaacattttctcaacttttccaaaaaaattcctcattttgccactttggatgcttataactcggtcagtttccaatggatcttcaattgtagcacatatttggatagatctggtcattagctaccaaaagttattctacgccgatgtgctaagttgtctgtggaaaaagttattcgaggtacaaagacttaacattttctcaacttttccaaaaaaattcctcattttgccactttggatgcttataactcggtcagtttccaatggatcttcaattgtagcacatatttggatagatctggtcattagctaccaaaagttattctacgccgttgtgctaagttgtctgtggaaaaagttattcgaggtacaaagacttaacattttctcaacttttccaaaaaaattcctcattttgccactttggatgcttataactcggtcagtttccaatggatcttcaattgtagcacatatttggatagatctggtcattagctaccaaaagttattctacgccgatgtgctaagttgtctgtggaaaaagttattcgag gtacaaagacctaaaattttctcaatttttcctaaaaaattcctcattttgccactttggatgcttataactcggtcagtttccaatggatcttcaattgtagcacatatttggatagatctggtcattagctaccaaaagttattctacgccgatgtgctaagttgtctgtggaaaaagttattcgaggtacaaagacttaacattttctcaacttttccaaaaaaaattcctcattttgccactttggatgcttataactcggtcagtttccaatggatcttcaattgtagcacatatttggatagatctggtcattag